The following are encoded in a window of bacterium SCSIO 12643 genomic DNA:
- a CDS encoding DUF4180 domain-containing protein — MQIKSHQKAQLKSAELISDEILIQSIEDGTNLMGDLYYQGYDRIIIYEQNLTSDFFDLKTKMAGEILQKFSNYRMRLAIIGDLSKYTSKSFNDFKFECNQTKQIHFASSLNEVLEA, encoded by the coding sequence ATGCAAATCAAATCACACCAAAAAGCCCAATTAAAAAGTGCGGAACTCATCTCCGATGAAATATTGATACAATCTATTGAAGATGGAACCAACCTCATGGGTGATTTATATTATCAAGGTTATGATCGTATCATTATTTACGAACAAAATCTCACTTCCGATTTCTTTGATCTAAAAACCAAAATGGCGGGAGAAATACTTCAAAAGTTCTCCAACTACAGAATGCGTTTGGCCATCATAGGAGACTTATCCAAATACACCAGTAAAAGTTTTAACGATTTCAAATTTGAATGTAATCAAACCAAACAGATTCATTTTGCGAGTTCTCTGAATGAAGTCTTAGAAGCTTAA
- a CDS encoding CRTAC1 family protein, translating to MRYLLLYLFSGIILIACDSSTPSQMNQEVTPTTKEPSAYNMPEELKQLVLTGDPMTYYHWNGKQAALHLQNMEKGSMQQQMNSWFEYCKQSLNAGNYQVCIDEISGYLNQSQKPYEEIINAKTKVLFEALALAYLRQGEQENCQNNHTNQSCIVPIQKMGQHQLKSGSENAIQIYSLLQDHFPNDKYKWLLNVAYMTLGQYPNQVPKDYKIDFPHASEQNNFPAFEDIAMSIGLAQNGLSGGTCIDDFNNDGFLDVFATSYGMEDNVQLFLNDQNGGFSNVTQKAGLQGIVSGLNCIHADYDNDGYTDILVLRGAWLGKAGTHPNSLLKNMGDGTFKDVTQSAGILSFHPTQTASWGDFDRDGDLDLFIGNESGKNDPHPCELFQNNGNGTFNEVSNQYGLPNITGFVKGVTWGDINSDGWIDLYISVLGGENMLFKNTEGQFSNITSSAGVGEPFFSFPCWFWDVNNDGHQDLFVSGYDLRYLEDVAGEYAKEMQGLPFESEKPRLYLNNGDETFTETTEDFKISKSMFAMGANFGDLDNDGFLDFYVGTGAPDFSTIVPNRMFRNMAGKKFEEVTTAGHFGHIQKGHGVAFADLDRDGDQDIYTVLGGAYEGDVFTNVLFENPISKNNWIVIQLEGIESNKSAVGTRIALTLDSGQKIYRTVSTGGTFGASPLQQEIGLGTAQKIQQLTIYWSNSKPQVFYDINGHQKIRIREGKEQIQVEDYTTIPFRKDAVHYHH from the coding sequence ATGCGCTATTTATTACTATACTTATTTTCTGGAATCATACTAATAGCTTGCGATTCATCTACTCCTTCCCAAATGAATCAGGAGGTAACTCCAACAACTAAAGAGCCGTCTGCCTACAATATGCCTGAAGAACTAAAACAATTAGTTCTCACAGGTGACCCCATGACCTATTATCACTGGAATGGAAAACAAGCCGCTTTACACCTACAAAATATGGAGAAGGGATCTATGCAACAGCAAATGAATTCCTGGTTTGAATACTGCAAACAATCCTTAAATGCTGGTAATTATCAAGTATGTATCGATGAAATATCCGGTTATTTAAATCAATCACAAAAACCCTATGAAGAAATCATTAATGCAAAAACCAAAGTATTATTTGAAGCTTTGGCTTTAGCCTATTTAAGACAAGGAGAGCAAGAAAATTGTCAGAACAACCATACGAATCAATCTTGTATTGTTCCCATTCAAAAAATGGGGCAACATCAACTAAAAAGTGGTTCTGAAAATGCGATTCAAATTTACAGTTTGCTTCAGGATCATTTCCCGAATGACAAATATAAATGGCTCCTCAATGTAGCCTACATGACTTTAGGACAATATCCTAATCAAGTTCCAAAAGATTATAAAATTGATTTTCCACATGCATCGGAACAAAACAATTTTCCTGCATTTGAAGATATTGCCATGTCCATAGGTTTAGCGCAAAACGGACTTTCCGGAGGTACTTGTATCGATGATTTTAACAATGATGGTTTCTTAGATGTATTTGCCACGTCCTATGGCATGGAAGATAATGTGCAATTATTTTTGAACGACCAAAATGGAGGCTTCTCCAATGTCACACAAAAAGCCGGACTTCAAGGTATTGTGAGTGGACTCAATTGTATTCATGCTGATTATGACAACGATGGATATACGGATATTCTTGTTTTAAGAGGCGCCTGGCTAGGCAAAGCAGGTACACATCCCAACTCGTTGCTTAAAAATATGGGAGACGGTACTTTTAAAGATGTTACCCAATCTGCCGGAATATTATCCTTCCACCCTACCCAAACTGCCAGTTGGGGAGATTTTGACCGGGATGGAGATTTGGATCTTTTTATTGGTAACGAAAGTGGTAAAAATGATCCGCATCCCTGTGAGCTTTTTCAAAACAATGGTAATGGAACTTTTAATGAAGTTTCCAATCAATACGGACTTCCCAATATTACCGGTTTTGTAAAAGGGGTCACCTGGGGAGATATCAATAGTGACGGCTGGATCGATTTATATATTTCAGTTTTAGGGGGAGAGAATATGCTATTTAAAAATACAGAAGGGCAGTTCTCCAATATCACATCATCCGCGGGTGTGGGTGAACCATTCTTTAGTTTTCCTTGCTGGTTCTGGGATGTCAATAATGATGGGCATCAGGATCTTTTTGTAAGCGGTTATGATCTTCGCTATTTAGAAGATGTGGCAGGAGAATATGCCAAAGAAATGCAGGGACTTCCCTTTGAATCTGAAAAACCACGTTTATATCTCAATAACGGAGATGAAACCTTTACCGAAACGACTGAGGATTTTAAAATCTCCAAAAGTATGTTTGCGATGGGCGCTAATTTTGGTGATCTGGATAATGATGGATTCTTAGATTTTTATGTAGGCACTGGGGCTCCTGACTTTAGTACTATTGTTCCCAATAGAATGTTTAGAAATATGGCTGGAAAAAAGTTTGAAGAGGTTACCACAGCCGGACATTTTGGTCACATTCAAAAAGGGCATGGTGTGGCGTTTGCGGATTTAGATCGTGATGGTGATCAGGATATTTATACAGTATTAGGAGGGGCCTATGAAGGCGATGTCTTTACCAATGTTTTATTCGAAAACCCAATATCTAAAAATAATTGGATCGTGATCCAACTGGAAGGTATTGAATCCAATAAGAGCGCAGTGGGTACACGAATAGCATTGACTTTGGATTCCGGACAAAAGATTTATCGAACAGTTTCTACCGGAGGCACTTTCGGAGCTTCCCCCTTACAACAAGAAATTGGATTGGGGACGGCACAAAAAATACAGCAACTTACTATTTACTGGTCTAATTCTAAACCTCAGGTATTTTACGATATAAATGGTCACCAGAAAATTCGAATCCGGGAGGGTAAGGAACAAATTCAGGTTGAAGATTATACCACCATTCCTTTCCGTAAAGATGCAGTCCACTATCATCATTAA
- a CDS encoding cadherin repeat domain-containing protein, whose product MKKTILSIIFIGTVIIGCKKEDINPSSNSGGTGSEITISISDLSGLSIDENSPNGTVISSILATVENSNDQPVFTILNQNPNGAIQINGNDIIIADVSKFDYETNTQITGNIMATIGTVQDTANFTIAINDVNENATPTKDNTLRQITGTAQDFEISHMYAQKWDNVYLASGNPEGALKFDIREPLNGKRLLIYFSGISATNKTYTSSAGSSPANVKLSPGEFVVEKISLGSQKNYWWKPNAEHKAQLTISGGDVTVEIKDFEIGGGLGSIGTETFNIKFTFALSDYNALSDNSLKLIHFK is encoded by the coding sequence ATGAAAAAAACAATTCTTAGTATCATATTCATCGGCACTGTTATTATCGGATGTAAAAAAGAGGATATAAATCCTTCATCCAATTCGGGTGGAACAGGCTCTGAAATAACCATTAGTATCTCTGATCTATCCGGACTATCTATTGACGAGAATAGCCCAAACGGGACGGTCATTAGCTCCATTTTAGCAACCGTAGAAAACTCTAATGATCAACCTGTATTTACCATTCTTAATCAGAATCCGAATGGAGCCATTCAAATCAATGGAAATGATATCATCATTGCAGATGTGAGCAAGTTCGATTATGAAACCAATACACAAATCACCGGAAATATTATGGCAACGATTGGGACAGTTCAGGATACAGCCAACTTTACCATTGCGATCAACGATGTCAACGAAAACGCTACTCCGACCAAAGACAATACTTTACGACAAATAACCGGAACTGCACAGGATTTCGAAATATCTCATATGTATGCGCAGAAATGGGATAATGTTTATCTAGCTTCAGGAAATCCCGAAGGGGCATTGAAATTTGACATCAGAGAACCTCTAAATGGGAAGAGATTACTCATTTATTTTTCTGGTATAAGCGCAACTAATAAAACTTATACTTCTTCGGCAGGTTCTTCCCCTGCTAATGTTAAACTAAGTCCGGGAGAATTTGTGGTCGAAAAAATCAGTCTGGGGTCTCAGAAAAACTATTGGTGGAAACCAAACGCTGAACACAAAGCACAATTAACCATTTCAGGAGGTGATGTGACTGTTGAGATTAAAGACTTTGAAATTGGAGGCGGATTAGGAAGTATTGGCACGGAAACGTTTAATATCAAGTTCACATTTGCTTTATCGGATTACAATGCATTATCTGACAATAGTCTAAAACTGATTCACTTCAAATAG
- a CDS encoding response regulator transcription factor — translation MKSRVLLVDDHQIVLDGLKRIITDSNAFEVMGNVNSGHQALQLLQHMPVDLLLTDLDMPEMHGSDLVRRVKENYPEIKVIVLSMHTDPVLVKELVSIGADGFLVKTTSEEEIILALKKVAQGQQYYSTDITTSLMNQTSHVSDIQKKFQLTQRELEILQLVADGFSTKEIGEQLFISIRTVDSHRLSIMKKLDVKNIAELVRFAFKNALID, via the coding sequence ATGAAAAGCAGAGTACTTCTTGTAGATGATCATCAAATTGTTTTAGATGGATTAAAACGAATTATTACAGATTCAAATGCTTTTGAAGTCATGGGAAATGTCAATTCAGGACATCAGGCACTTCAATTGTTACAGCATATGCCGGTAGACCTTCTTCTCACTGATTTAGACATGCCTGAAATGCATGGTTCTGATTTGGTCAGAAGAGTTAAAGAAAACTATCCCGAGATAAAGGTTATTGTCCTTTCTATGCACACGGACCCGGTATTGGTAAAAGAATTGGTCTCCATTGGTGCCGATGGCTTTTTGGTTAAAACTACCTCAGAGGAAGAAATCATTTTGGCTTTGAAAAAAGTAGCACAAGGTCAACAATACTATTCTACGGACATTACCACTTCGTTGATGAATCAGACTTCTCATGTTTCAGATATCCAAAAGAAGTTTCAGTTGACCCAACGCGAACTGGAAATACTGCAATTAGTCGCTGATGGTTTTAGCACGAAAGAAATTGGCGAACAGCTTTTTATTTCCATCAGAACTGTGGATTCGCATCGACTGAGCATTATGAAAAAACTAGATGTAAAAAATATTGCTGAACTGGTTCGATTTGCATTTAAAAATGCGCTTATAGATTAA
- a CDS encoding tetratricopeptide repeat protein, which yields MKPYFLSILMAFIILDGSSQINRLDSLIDQSSSQNGFDLVHTYNEISWEYKSIDLDSSLLFAQKAVQLAQDIDNSKALASAYNTLANSYEASSLYDSSLVYYFKSLELKQADGDTLGIGNTYNNLGIIYDFMGDNEASLHYYFKALEIYEVYTDEFQKVPMVYVNIGIIYKKLKQYDQVLNYYNKAISIYKANDYAVGEVITTGNMSSIYLLTGDYDSTIYYAGKAARLYAELGYNRYVPYMESNIAIAYDSLKKYSEARKLHLKVIQDFKLDQNWYELANSQIILGNHYLVQNNAYNAKPILEEALDISLKQSFREQELDAYQYLSKTYSQLKLYEKAFQTERKYNQLKDSLLEEGRVKSLLELDKKYQTEKKEKELLFEKEKLAQSEKETALQDIEILKKNQQIWILIGLAIVLILGIILVRQNTIKKKEAEKNDALLKEKKKGIEAVINAQEKERKRIAQDLHDGVGQQLTLLKSGVHQIIQKQNNTNDDLENLETQLNQAADDIRSISHQMMPVVLQKFGLRAGLESLSLQLNKMSELTCTFQTDQSKNRYNESIEVQLFRICQELSNNTIKHAQAKNITIQLKEKGNHLILRYQDDGIGINSEQDGHGLNSIRTRLDIINGVMNWNHENNEGILVNIKIPLS from the coding sequence ATGAAACCATACTTTTTATCCATTTTAATGGCATTTATCATTTTAGATGGTAGTTCTCAAATTAATAGACTCGACAGTTTAATTGATCAAAGTTCTTCTCAAAATGGATTTGATTTGGTCCACACTTACAATGAAATCTCATGGGAATATAAAAGCATTGATTTAGACAGTTCCCTGCTCTTTGCGCAAAAAGCTGTTCAATTAGCCCAGGACATAGATAATTCAAAAGCTCTGGCTTCAGCATATAATACATTGGCCAACAGTTATGAAGCTTCATCTCTATACGATAGTTCATTGGTTTATTACTTCAAGAGTTTAGAGTTAAAACAAGCAGATGGAGATACGCTTGGAATTGGAAATACCTACAACAATTTGGGAATTATATATGATTTCATGGGAGATAATGAAGCTTCGCTACATTATTACTTCAAAGCACTAGAAATCTACGAAGTATATACCGATGAATTTCAAAAAGTACCCATGGTATATGTGAATATTGGCATCATCTATAAAAAACTCAAACAGTATGATCAAGTATTGAACTACTACAATAAAGCCATATCCATTTATAAAGCAAATGATTATGCAGTTGGTGAAGTCATTACTACCGGGAATATGTCCTCCATTTATCTGCTAACAGGTGATTATGACAGCACCATTTATTACGCAGGTAAAGCCGCGAGGCTGTATGCAGAATTAGGTTACAATCGCTATGTCCCTTATATGGAAAGCAACATTGCTATCGCATATGACAGTTTAAAAAAATATAGTGAAGCCAGAAAATTACATTTAAAAGTCATACAAGATTTCAAACTCGATCAAAACTGGTATGAATTGGCCAATAGTCAGATCATTTTAGGGAATCACTACCTTGTTCAAAATAACGCTTATAATGCTAAACCTATTCTAGAAGAGGCACTGGACATTTCTTTAAAACAAAGCTTTAGAGAACAGGAACTAGATGCCTATCAATACCTTTCAAAAACCTATTCTCAACTAAAATTATACGAAAAGGCCTTTCAAACCGAAAGAAAATACAACCAATTAAAAGACAGTCTTTTGGAAGAAGGGCGGGTAAAATCCTTATTGGAATTAGACAAGAAGTATCAGACAGAAAAAAAGGAAAAAGAGCTTTTATTCGAAAAAGAAAAATTGGCGCAATCTGAAAAAGAAACAGCCCTACAGGACATTGAAATCCTGAAAAAAAATCAGCAGATTTGGATTTTAATCGGACTCGCCATTGTACTCATTTTAGGGATCATTCTAGTTCGTCAAAATACAATCAAAAAGAAAGAAGCTGAAAAAAACGATGCACTTCTTAAAGAAAAGAAAAAAGGAATTGAAGCGGTCATTAATGCGCAGGAAAAAGAACGTAAGCGTATTGCACAGGACTTACATGATGGTGTGGGACAACAACTTACACTTCTTAAATCAGGGGTTCACCAAATCATACAAAAACAAAACAACACCAACGATGACCTGGAGAATTTAGAAACGCAGTTGAATCAGGCAGCTGATGATATTAGATCCATTTCGCACCAAATGATGCCCGTGGTTTTACAAAAATTCGGTCTCCGTGCAGGGCTGGAAAGTCTGTCGCTTCAGTTGAACAAAATGAGTGAGCTGACGTGTACATTTCAAACTGATCAATCAAAAAACAGATATAATGAAAGTATCGAAGTTCAGTTATTTAGAATCTGTCAGGAATTATCCAACAATACGATCAAACACGCGCAAGCCAAAAACATTACGATTCAATTAAAAGAAAAAGGGAACCATCTTATTTTGCGTTATCAGGACGATGGAATCGGTATTAACTCCGAGCAAGACGGACATGGATTAAATAGTATCAGAACACGATTGGATATTATTAATGGTGTCATGAATTGGAATCATGAAAATAACGAAGGCATCCTGGTCAATATTAAAATCCCATTATCGTAA
- a CDS encoding nuclear transport factor 2 family protein produces the protein MEQKFPLPPFTEETAKEKIQLAENAWNSQDPDKVSKAYTVDSEWRNRNQFVNGRKEIVAFLTDKWQNERHYKLKKEYWAHTDNRIAVRFEYEYQNAAGNWFRAYGNENWEFDENGLMQKRFASINDLAIEESERKL, from the coding sequence ATGGAACAAAAATTTCCACTTCCTCCGTTTACCGAGGAAACTGCAAAAGAAAAAATCCAATTGGCAGAAAACGCCTGGAATAGCCAAGATCCTGATAAAGTGTCAAAAGCGTATACCGTAGATAGCGAATGGCGCAATAGGAACCAATTTGTCAATGGGCGTAAAGAAATCGTTGCCTTTCTAACCGATAAGTGGCAGAACGAACGCCACTACAAACTCAAAAAGGAATACTGGGCACATACCGATAATCGAATTGCGGTACGTTTTGAATATGAATACCAAAACGCAGCAGGCAACTGGTTTAGGGCATATGGAAATGAAAACTGGGAATTTGACGAAAACGGACTCATGCAAAAACGTTTTGCCAGTATCAATGATTTAGCCATTGAAGAAAGCGAACGCAAACTATAA
- a CDS encoding TetR/AcrR family transcriptional regulator: MKPKERILEVAFRLFHQQGYNSTGINQIIAEAAVAKASFYHHFKSKEDLCIAFLDVRHDYWLEALQDFISSASTPSQKVLTSFDFLIHMNQKENFRGCSFLNILSEIPSDNTRILKVIQGHKNDLRLFFTDLLGSPELSDHIYLLFESSIIESQMFKSNELIHTSKNIVTRLIA, encoded by the coding sequence ATGAAACCAAAAGAACGCATCCTGGAAGTTGCATTTAGATTATTCCATCAACAAGGATATAATTCCACCGGAATCAATCAGATCATTGCAGAAGCTGCCGTAGCAAAAGCTAGTTTTTATCACCATTTTAAATCCAAAGAAGATTTATGTATCGCATTTCTAGATGTGAGACATGATTATTGGTTAGAAGCGCTTCAAGACTTTATCTCCTCAGCTTCCACTCCATCTCAAAAAGTGCTTACCTCATTTGATTTTCTGATTCATATGAACCAAAAAGAAAACTTTAGAGGATGTAGTTTTCTCAATATTCTATCCGAAATCCCATCTGATAATACCCGAATCTTAAAAGTGATTCAGGGTCATAAAAATGATCTGCGATTATTTTTTACAGACCTACTAGGTTCTCCTGAATTATCAGATCATATTTACCTGCTTTTTGAAAGCAGCATCATAGAAAGTCAGATGTTCAAATCGAACGAACTGATCCATACTTCAAAAAATATTGTTACACGTTTAATCGCATAA
- a CDS encoding FAD-dependent oxidoreductase has protein sequence MKRSEFIKKSIALGVSAPFLSMLLESCKKEDFNFPQFDVNFNGKVLIVGAGAAGLTAGYILYRHGIDFEIIEAAPQYGGRVKRMTQLADFPIDIGAEWMHGQPTLLGEILRDPKSNATVDYITYNPQTIYNWKNGKLKKQNWANNYYSEYKFKSTTWFGFFEKYIVPKIQDKIRLNAPVQQIDYSGSKITVQTDQTTYEGDKVLVTVPVNILKSGMIDFVPQLPNDKINAYNSIQMGDGLKVFIEFKENFYPDILFMGGLISAFKSSERIYYNAAFRKNTNKNVLGLFTVQDAASQYTDIATDQELIQHIMSELNSIFDGKASQNYMRHVIQNWSKEPYVKGSYSDSFTQDQNATVNTLLNPVDKKIYFAGEALSVNNQATVHGAAETAYTIVEKILNN, from the coding sequence ATGAAAAGAAGTGAATTTATCAAAAAGAGTATCGCCCTTGGAGTGAGTGCTCCGTTTCTTTCCATGTTGTTAGAATCGTGTAAAAAAGAAGATTTTAACTTTCCGCAGTTTGATGTCAATTTTAACGGGAAGGTTCTAATTGTAGGTGCTGGAGCCGCAGGTCTTACCGCAGGATATATACTCTACCGACATGGTATTGATTTTGAAATCATCGAAGCTGCGCCACAATATGGCGGACGGGTAAAACGTATGACACAATTGGCCGATTTCCCAATTGACATAGGAGCTGAATGGATGCATGGCCAACCTACCCTTCTGGGAGAGATTTTACGTGATCCGAAATCCAATGCTACGGTAGATTATATTACCTATAATCCTCAAACCATATATAACTGGAAAAACGGAAAACTCAAAAAGCAAAACTGGGCCAATAACTATTACAGTGAGTATAAGTTTAAAAGCACCACCTGGTTTGGATTTTTTGAGAAATACATCGTTCCTAAAATTCAGGATAAAATCCGTTTAAATGCTCCCGTCCAACAAATCGATTATTCGGGAAGCAAGATCACTGTTCAAACGGATCAAACCACCTATGAAGGAGACAAAGTTTTGGTAACGGTTCCAGTCAATATCTTGAAAAGTGGCATGATTGATTTTGTTCCCCAACTTCCGAATGACAAGATCAATGCTTACAATAGCATTCAAATGGGAGATGGATTAAAAGTGTTTATAGAGTTTAAAGAAAACTTCTATCCGGATATACTCTTTATGGGTGGACTCATTTCTGCTTTCAAATCCTCAGAGCGGATTTACTATAATGCTGCTTTCAGAAAAAATACCAATAAGAACGTTTTAGGTTTATTTACCGTACAAGATGCCGCATCGCAGTATACAGATATTGCCACCGATCAGGAACTTATTCAACATATCATGAGCGAGTTGAATTCTATTTTTGACGGCAAAGCTTCGCAAAACTATATGCGTCATGTGATTCAAAACTGGTCAAAAGAACCGTATGTTAAAGGGTCCTATTCTGATAGTTTCACGCAAGATCAAAATGCAACGGTAAATACACTGCTCAATCCTGTAGATAAAAAAATCTATTTTGCCGGAGAAGCGCTATCCGTAAACAATCAAGCCACAGTACATGGAGCAGCCGAAACGGCTTATACCATAGTAGAAAAGATTTTGAATAACTAG